The genome window TCGTTAATGTAATACCGAGCTGTGCCCCGGACAAATGAAAGGAAAGGTTTTGATGTGCCTTTCCCACCAATTTGCCCAACGGGGAGGTGTCTTCCTGGATAGTGGAATTTTCCAGACCAGTAAGCGCGAACTCCACCGCCACGAATACTCCCGTGCCGGCGGTCAACGCGATGAAACCGATAATGCCCAGAATACTTAATGCAATGTCCATAGTTGGTAGCTAGTGTAGATCCGCCAGACGACGGGAGTAATCCCGACAGGGGAGTGACCAGTCGTCAGTTACGCTTCAACCTCTGAGCGATCGCCCGACCACAGCGTGTGGAAGGAACCATCTTTGTCGATCCGACGATAGGTATGGGCACCGAAGAAATCGCGCTGTGCCTGAATCAGTGTCGCGGGGAGACGCTCAGCACGAAGCGAATCATAGTACGACAATGAGGACGCGAAGACGGGGATAGGTAGTCCCATTTCCGTCGCAGAGACGACGATGCGCCGCCAGGAATCAACCAGGTTAGACATCTGTTCCGTGAAGTACGGATCCAAGAGGAGGAGCTGGAGATCCGGGTTCTGGTCATACGCTTCACGAATTCGGTTGAGGAATTTCGCGCGAATGATGCAGCCGCCTCGCCAGATCGTCGCTAAGTCACGGGGATCGACGTTCCATTCGTGCTCTGCTGACCCGGCCTTAATTTCATCGAAACCTTGGGCATAGGCCACCATCTTCGACGCGTAGAGGGCCCGCCGCACATCCTCGATGAAGCTCTCCCGTTCCTCAGCAGAAATGGGTGAGCGGAGAGACCCGCTGGGGAGGTTCCCCTGTGTGGCGGTGCGTTGTGCAGTAGCGCCAGACAATGCGCGTGCGAAGACCGCCTCGCCGATGCCTGTGACAGGAATTCCCAGGTCAAGTGCCGCTTTCACAGTCCAGCGGCCGGTTCCCTTCTGACCCGCGCTGTCAACGATGACGTCAACGAGCGGCTTCCCGGTTTCACTATCAACATGTGAGAGAACTTCTGCGGTGATTTCAACCAGGTAAGAGTCAAGATCGCCCTTGTTCCATTCCCGGAAAACGTCGGCGATCTCTGCTGGCTCCATGTTCGCGCCGTAGCGGAGCAGGTGGTAGGCCTCGCCAATGACCTGCATATCGGCATACTCAATGCCGTTGTGGACCATCTTCACAAAGTGGCCTGCACCGTTAGGACCGATGTGGGTGCAGCAGGGAGTGCCGTCGACCTGTGCAGCAATCGATTCGAGTAATGGGCCGAGAGACTTGTATGACTCTTCTGGGCCACCAGGCATGATGGAGGGGCCGTTGAGAGCACCTTCTTCACCGCCTGAAATTCCTGCGCCGACGAAGTGCAATCCGCGAGCAGCAATTTCCCGTTCGCGGCGGATGGTATCCGTGTAGAGAGAGTTACCGCCGTCGATAATGATGTCGCCTTCCTCCATAGCATCGGCCAGCTGTGAAATGACGGCATCGGTCGCCGCACCAGCTTTCACCATGATGAGGGCGCGACGCGGGCGCTCAAGAGAAGCAACGAATTTTTCAATCGTCGACGACGCAATGAATGAACCAGTGTCACCAAAGTCCGACATAAACGCGTCAGTTTTTTCGTGAGAACGGTTGTACACCGCGACCGTGTAGCCGTGCGATGCAAAATTACGGGCAATATTTGAGCCCATCACTGCGAGCCCGACGACTCCGATATTGGCTAGGTTGCCTTGTGCTGTGGAGGTATCACTCATGACCCCCGAGTCTAGCGTGTTCTATTTCCGACGTCTGACAGTGCATATATCAGTACGATGGTGATCTATGAGTTTTGTCGAGAAATTCGGAATTTCCACGCAGCGTCAACTCACTGATGATGAATTGGCTGAGCTCAATGGCGGTGCCGTGTACGGAGAGGAAACTCCTGAAACAGGATCGAGCCCTGCTCTTCCGCACGGTTTAGACCAAACCCTAGGTATGACCTTTACTGCTGTTGGCCCCGAAAGAGTTGAGGGGAGGATCGTGATCGATCAGCGCCATGTTCAGCCATGGGGCGTGACGAATGGTGGCGTGTACTGCGCGATTGGTGAGTCTATTGCATCTATCGCGGGATATATCGCCACTGGGGGACAGGCAACTGTGATGGGAGTAAATAACAACACAGATTTCTTCCGCCCGTCTCGCCCAGGGGATATCTTGCGTGCGATCGCCAGGCCGGTGAATCTTGGCAGAACTTTCCAGGTATGGGAAGTCCTTATCGCGAATGAACGCACTGAGAAGCTTGTTGCGCGGACAAATCTTCGAACGTCGGTTATTCCGCAGTCTTCCACTTCTCAGCAGGGTTAGGGGTACCCAGTTTCCGGGTCTCCCGCGCCTCTGCAGCCTTGGGGGATTCGACCGCTAGTTTGTCGAGCCCGTTGCGTGCATAAAGCTGCTGTTGCGTGGTGTCCAAGTGCCACCGCTTGGGGGAAATGGAATTGAGGCCCCAGCTGACCATCGACACGAGCCTGTTGCGGAAGCCCACAATGAAGGCCAAGTGAACCAACAGCCACGTGACCCACCCAAAGAATCCAGCGAATTCAACTTTATCCAGCTTAACGACGGCCTGGAATCGGGACACTGTGGCCATCGAGCCCTTGTCAAAGTACTCAAAGTCAGGGCGTTCTTCGTATGACCGTCCCCGTGCTTCTTGGGCGATCTGTTCGGCAGCATACTTGCCGCCCTGGATAGCCACCTGCGCAACACCAGGCAGTTTATTCAGTGACATCATGTCGCCGACGACGAAGACATCGCGGTGGTTACCCACGGTAAGGTCAGCATTGACCGGTACACGCCCGGCGCGGTCGACCTCGACACCGCTTTGTTTCGCGATGATGGCGCCCAGGGGAGAGGCTGCAACGCCGGCGGACCAAATCTTGCATGACGCCTCGATGGTCGTTTCTTCGCCGGACTCGAGATTCTTGTACGTCAGACCGCGTTTGTTGACGGCCGTCACGATGGAGCCGAGGATAATTTCGACTCCCATACGACGGAGTTGGTTGGCGGCTTTTCGACCCAACCGCTTACCAAACGGCGGAAGTACCTGGGGTGCTCCGTCGAGAAGAATGATGCGCGCGTCCGCAGGGTCGAAGTTGGAGTATTCGCCTGTCAGGGTACGGTTCGCCATCTCTGCGACCTGACCAGCTAGCTCGACACCGGTGGGGCCTGCGCCGACGATGGCGAAGGTGAGAAGGCGATCGCGCTCACGCTGATCTGTCGTCATCTCGGCACGCTCGAATGCGCTAATAATGCGGGAACGGATTTCGAGGGCATCGTCGATGCTCTTCATCCCCGGTGCGTACTTTGCGAATTCGTCGTTGCCGAAGTAGGACTGGCCAGCGCCGGCCGCCACAATCAAGGAATCGTAAGGAAACACGAGCTCGTGACCATCCTGCGACGCCGTGACGGTTTTTACTTCTGTATCGACATTCTGAACTTCGCCGCGTGCGACATGAATATTGGGATCGGCATGGAAGATTTGCCGAATCGACGAGGCTATTTCACCAGGGGAGAGAATGCCGGTTGCCACTTGGTACAGCAGCGGTTGGAAAACGTGGGTATTGTTTCGGTCGATGATCGTGACGTCGACATTTTCGTTGGCAAGGCGTTTTGCCGCGAAAATCCCGCCGAATCCGGCGCCGATAATAACGACGCGGTGCTGAGAATCGTGGGAGGCGGGGGCGTTGTGGTTCGTTGTTTCGGAGGGCATAGGTCTCCTTCGGTGGGATATATCGTGCTTGGTCAGGGATCACGAAAAGTGTCGCCGCACATCAGTGTATGTCGGATCACACAGTATGTAACCAATCACACTATAGTGTCAGGCGTAAGTGTGGTAATTGCCGGGTTCATTCGCGAAGCTAGTCAATGGTTACTTCGTAACTCATGACGGCCTGCAGGGAAGTGTGGCGTGGTGCAAACCACCAAGCCCTTATCCGCGGTAGTTTTAGGGCGGGTAGAAAGTAATAAAAAGGCGCATATACCAGCACTAAGTGGGGTCAGCGTCGGCACGAAGAATCGGAAGGGAGTAGCCGCACAGGTGAAAAATAAAGGGCATATTGACCCCACAACGTGGCCTAATCTCGTCCGGGAACCCTCCGCACCCATGATGGGGGCACGAGCCAGCGCAGTCCACGATCGACTCGAAGAGTTCCTCGACTCCGTCGACATTTCCGTGCCCGACGAACCGATCGGGATCGGAGACATCGATCCCGAACCGCCTATTGCCTACAACCCTGAAGCAGTATTTTCGTCAGAACCGATGCGGATGTCGGTCTACGACCCCAATGTCATGAACCGCATGGTTGACTCCGGTTTCCTCGGTCTGGGTGAGGGATATGTCGCGGGGGAATGGGACGCGATACCCCTCGCCGACGTGTTAGCAACGCTGCTCGACCACGACATCGAGGCAGGATGGGGAAAAATGCTGTCCCGATGGTCGCGAAACAAAGTGACCGGCGTACCCCGTGCAGGTGAACTACCCCTCGAACTCATCGAACTCTGCACAGGCCCCTCAAAAACTTGGGGGAGCCCCCTGTTTGCCACAAGCTCGCGAACATCAGTCACCGAGACGTTGAATTGGAAAAACAAAAACACCATTGTCGACGTCACACGGTACGAATCGCCACAGTCTGTGTCATATGACGACATCGAGTCCGCCCAGTACCGACGCGTTAACCAGATGCTGGATGAGTGTCGCGTCGGGCCTGGATCGCGAGTGCTCGAATTCCCGGCATCGAGTGCGACACTTGCCGTGACTGCTGCTCGTCGAGGCGCCACCGTCGATGTTCTCACCTCGGACCCCGTTTACGCTGAGGATATACGGCGCATCGTGCGGGAAGAGAAGCTAGCTGGCGCGGTTCATGTGGAAACCATCAGTGGGCCGATACCGAGCCCGCGGCAATGGTCAGGTGTTTATGACGCCATCATGTCGGTTGAGCGCATGGAAACGATGGGAGTAGGAGGCTTGCGCCCGTTTTTGCGAGCAATCGGGCGGATGCTGTCTTCCGGCGGTCGGGCGTGCATACAGAGCGTCATCAACACTGGGCTGTCGGAAAACTCTATCCAAGCTCTAGGGATCATGCGGGGCTATGTGTGGCCAGCGTTGGAATACCCGACGGTGGAGAACATCCGCGACGCGCTAATGCGGTATACCGATCTGGTGGAACGGGCTGAAGTTCATTGCGGTGATCATTTGCGTGTCACGTTGCCACTATGGCGGCGCGAATTCGCGATTAATCGCGATGCTGCAGCAGCTGCCGGTTTTGATCGCGTTTATCGACGTTTGTGGTTTTATGTCTTAGCGCTGCAAGAAGCCTTGTTTATGCGCGGTGAATTGGATGTCGCTCAGTTTGTTCTTCTAAAGCCGAAGAAGAGCGAGTAGAGGAAGAGCGGCTAGAAGACTGGGCAGGGGATTGTGACGCGCCATCTGCGGAGTTTTTCGTAGTGTCCTGGGTGCCCTGGGCATTCTGATCGGCCTGATCCCGATTACTACGGTGTTTCCTCCACAAGAGTTGGCTGACCTTAAACAAAGCCGGGATGATGACGGACAACAGTCCAAGAACGATAAACCAGTGAACATATTTGTCGATCAGAGGAATGCCCCCTAACCAGTACCCGATTGCGATCACTCCTGCGCCCCAGATCGTGCTGCCGATGACCGACCAGAGAGTGAACGTCCGGTGTTTCATGCCGGAAACGCCGGCAACTACGGGTGTCAATGTGCGCACCACGCCGATAAAACGTGCGAGCATCACTGTCGGGGCGCCGACTCGATCAAAGAAATGATGAGTGCGTTCAAGAGCTCGGGGGCCCATCCAGGTCATCGCTCTGGATTCGAGAATTCGCGGGCCGACTTTTCGTCCAAACAAGAAGCCAACCTGGTCGCCTGCGATTGCGGAGAGGGGGACGGTGAGCATGAGTTGCCACACATGCGCGAAGGGGTCAGGTTGGGCTGCCAAAATACCTGCGGTGAACAGCAGAGTATCCCCGGGGAAGATGAAACCGATGAGCATGCCGGTTTCCATGAAGATGATGACGAGGACGCCAATAAAGCCGAAAGTATTGATCAGCATATTGACGTCGAACATGCTTCGCTCACGCCCCAATCAACCCAGATCGTTTAGTCGTCGATGAGAGCTCCTGCAGTAGTCTTACTCTCAAGCGCTCTAGGCTACTCCATATTGCCCGCGACGCGCAGCGGAGCGGCCACGGCGAGCATTCCGTTGCTTATGGGGCAGGGATTACTTGTTAGTGGGCTTAACCGGGGGCAGCGTCGACCACGGGAAATTAATCCACTTATCTGTGTATTTCCATACGTAGTCAGATTTAATGACCGACTGAGGCTTTTCGTAAATAACCGCGGTGCGGGACTCTTTGACCGTTTCTTTGCAGAATTCCTGCACGAGCTCCAGTGTTTTTCCAGTATCGGCGACGTCGTCGGCAATGAGGACTTTCATTCCCGTGAGATCTACTGCGTCCGGAGTGGGTGGCAGCATGATGGGCGTCTCCAGACGCTCATTGATGCCGGTATAAAACTCGACGTTGATGACCGATACGTTCTTAATCCCCATGGCGTAGCCCAGCGCGCCACCGATCAGCAGCCCGCCGCGCGCGATGGACAAGATGAGGTCAGGCTCGTAATCATCAATGACTGTTTGAGCGAGCTCACGCATGGCGCAACCGAACTTTTCGTATGTGAGCTCTTCGCGATCGCCTTCGGTTGCTCCGTCGATAACTGGGCCCTTGTTTTTGTCTGATGAGTTCGTTGACGCCGTCATATCCTTGTCCTCGTTGTCGCAGGGAACTGATCCGTGCCAGCACGTCGGCCGAACGATCGACGAGTCACACTGGCTCCGGCTGGAAAGCCGTGTACCGATTGTAAAACAGACCGTCGCGTCACAAGGAATAGGAGAGTGGGCTAGAGAAACGTAGAGGCCGTCGCTCTACATCGCTCTAGACCAATTTATGTTTCACTACGTTTCGATCATATCTTTGTGCTTAGTTTCTGGGATTACCCAAATAGCAATCATGGATATCACAGTGGTGGCGGCGAGGTATAGGCCGACCATGTCGACACTGAACCGTGTGACCAGCCATGTTGCGATGAAGGGCGCGATGGCAGCTCCCAGAATTGACGCAAGGTTGTACGCAATTCCCGAGCCGGTATAGCGGACGTTAGTGGGGAAAAGCTCGGGCAGAACTGCGGACATCGGGCTGAAAATACAACCCATCACACCCATTCCCACGATGAGGAAGATCAATACGGTCATTTTGTTCGCTGACTCGGAATTCAGCAACACGGGGAGCAAGGCCGCGAAAATGAGCATGGCGACCGATGACGTGAGTAGTGATTTCCGACGACCCCGTTTATCGGCGCCCAGGGCCGCAAATGGGATGGTTCCCATAAACATCAATACAGAGATCAGCTGTAGAACAAGGAATTCTTCGTAGGGAATTCCCAACCCGGCCGAGTCCTCAGGTTTCCCAATGCCGTATGACAAAATCCACGTCGTAATGAGATAAAAGAGCGTGTAGCACGACACCATGACTAAAGTGCCTTGGATAATTTGGACCCATGACGTTTTGAAGACTTCTGCCAGTGGTGCGTCGACCCGCTTTCCAGATTCAACGGCTTTCTTGAAGACCGGGGTTTCTTCTAACGAGAAGCGAACCCATAGGCCGATGATGACCATGACTGAAGAGAAGAGGAACGGAATACGCCATCCCCACGACATGAATGCGCCAGACGTGTCACCGATGGTGTAACCCAATGTGGTTGCGAGGATGAGGAAGGATCCGTTGGCCACCAGGAAACCAATCGGCGCTCCCAATTGCGGCCACATCGCAGCCCACGCTCTTTTATCTTTTGACGCGGTTTCTGTGGCCAGAAGTGCTGCCCCCGACCATTCTCCACCAAGGCCGAGCCCCTGGCTGAACCTCATGAGTGCTAATAGTGCAGGTGCGAATAAGCCAATGGTCTCGTACGTCGGTAATAAACCGATGATAAATGTCGCTATACCCATGGTGAGCAGCGAGGCAACCAGTGTCGCTTTGCGGCCGATTCGGTCGCCGAAGTGTCCAAAGATCACCGATCCGAGTGGCCGACCTAAGAAAGCGAGCCCGAACGTCGCAAAGGATGCGAAAAGTTTAACGGTCGGGTCGTCATTATCTGGAAAGAATAAATAGGGAAAAACAGCTACCGCAGCTGTGGCGTAGACATAGAAATCATAAAATTCGATTGTTGTTCCCACCATAGATGCGACGATAATTTTCCGACGCATCGACGGGTCTGTCATTGGGGAGACTGTACCAGGGGAGACAGTAGTGGAACCCGGCGCTCGGGTAGCAGAAGTCACGCGAATAGTCCTTATTACTCAATACATGCTTTAGGTATGTACATGCTTCACGTATTTATGGGCAGATGACTGATATAGCGAAGAGGTTGGCTATAGGACCTTGGATGACTAGTAGGCAGGGGTGGCGCCATCTAGGCACGTCAAGTAGGCATAGGATACTTTCCCGAAATACGAAAAACAAGTCTCATATAATGGAATTCTTTAATGCGACTTTGTCCATCCGACTAGCACCGAGCCGAGCGCAGGCCTACTATTCCCTCTCGTGGCAAAAAGAGGGATAGGTGGGCGCTCGCTCAATCCGACACAGTTAGTGTCCATCGGGTTCTTTGGGCTTATCGTTATCGGCGCTCTAGCGCTGATGATGCCGTTTTCCAGTGTGACGCACACGGTGACTGATCCATTAACAGCAATTTTTACGTCGACGTCGGCCGTCTCGCTGACAGGGCTGACTGTCGTGGATACGGGAGGCCACTGGAGCACCACGGGCAAGATCATCATTGCCACCCTCATTCAGCTCAGTGGCTTGGGGATCATGAGTTTGACCTCGTTAGCTGGGATGATTCTCACGGGGCGGTTCGGTCTTCGACTGCGGATGAATGCCGCTGCGGAAGGACGCACACTATCTATTGGCGACGTGAAGTCCACTCTCATTGCCACCCTCGGTTTTACAGCCTTGGTCGAAGGTGCTGTGACTCTGATGTTGGCATCGCGATTTGCCAATAAGTACGGAATGTCGGTTGATCGCGCCATGGGGGAAGGTCTTTTCCACGCGATTTCATCATTTAACAACGCGGGTTTCGGCCTCAGGAAAGACAATCTTGTTCCGTATGCTGCGGATGCGTGGATCCTCCTACCCTTGGCCGGTTCCATCATCATTGGCGGTTTGGGCTTCCCGGTCCTTCGTGAACTGGTCACGCGGCTGAGGATCCGCCTATCACGTGGCTGGAACTGGTCCAACCGAGACAAGCGACTTGGCCATCTCAGTGTGACGTCGCGCCTGACGCTCATCGGAACCGCCGCTTTGCTCTTAGGCGGCTGGCTTGTGATCGGCGTCTTGGAATGGAACAAAGCCATGTCCGGAATGCCGATAGGTGAAAAAATTCTCACCGCGTTTTTCCAATCCGTGACCCCCCGTACCGCGGGTTTCAATTCAGTGGATTACGGGCAGTTTCATCCGTCGACACTTTTTATCACTGACATTTTCATGTTCATCGGTGGTGGTTCGGCAGGAACCGCGGGTGGCATTAAAATCTCAACGCTTCTTGTTCTAGTGGCAGCGATGATTGCAGAATTCCGTGGTGAGACTGACACCGTCATTGGCCATCGAAAAATCTCGTATTCGGTTGTCCGGCAGGCGATGACAGTATTCGCGTTGGGAATCATGTTGGTCGCGGTCGGTGTCATCTCGTTGATGTTGATCGAAAACAAGTTCACTGGTTCCCAAATTCTGTTTGAAGTCACCTCAGCATTCG of Corynebacterium kroppenstedtii DSM 44385 contains these proteins:
- the gndA gene encoding NADP-dependent phosphogluconate dehydrogenase, whose amino-acid sequence is MSDTSTAQGNLANIGVVGLAVMGSNIARNFASHGYTVAVYNRSHEKTDAFMSDFGDTGSFIASSTIEKFVASLERPRRALIMVKAGAATDAVISQLADAMEEGDIIIDGGNSLYTDTIRREREIAARGLHFVGAGISGGEEGALNGPSIMPGGPEESYKSLGPLLESIAAQVDGTPCCTHIGPNGAGHFVKMVHNGIEYADMQVIGEAYHLLRYGANMEPAEIADVFREWNKGDLDSYLVEITAEVLSHVDSETGKPLVDVIVDSAGQKGTGRWTVKAALDLGIPVTGIGEAVFARALSGATAQRTATQGNLPSGSLRSPISAEERESFIEDVRRALYASKMVAYAQGFDEIKAGSAEHEWNVDPRDLATIWRGGCIIRAKFLNRIREAYDQNPDLQLLLLDPYFTEQMSNLVDSWRRIVVSATEMGLPIPVFASSLSYYDSLRAERLPATLIQAQRDFFGAHTYRRIDKDGSFHTLWSGDRSEVEA
- a CDS encoding SAM-dependent methyltransferase yields the protein MVQTTKPLSAVVLGRVESNKKAHIPALSGVSVGTKNRKGVAAQVKNKGHIDPTTWPNLVREPSAPMMGARASAVHDRLEEFLDSVDISVPDEPIGIGDIDPEPPIAYNPEAVFSSEPMRMSVYDPNVMNRMVDSGFLGLGEGYVAGEWDAIPLADVLATLLDHDIEAGWGKMLSRWSRNKVTGVPRAGELPLELIELCTGPSKTWGSPLFATSSRTSVTETLNWKNKNTIVDVTRYESPQSVSYDDIESAQYRRVNQMLDECRVGPGSRVLEFPASSATLAVTAARRGATVDVLTSDPVYAEDIRRIVREEKLAGAVHVETISGPIPSPRQWSGVYDAIMSVERMETMGVGGLRPFLRAIGRMLSSGGRACIQSVINTGLSENSIQALGIMRGYVWPALEYPTVENIRDALMRYTDLVERAEVHCGDHLRVTLPLWRREFAINRDAAAAAGFDRVYRRLWFYVLALQEALFMRGELDVAQFVLLKPKKSE
- a CDS encoding phosphoribosyltransferase; the encoded protein is MTASTNSSDKNKGPVIDGATEGDREELTYEKFGCAMRELAQTVIDDYEPDLILSIARGGLLIGGALGYAMGIKNVSVINVEFYTGINERLETPIMLPPTPDAVDLTGMKVLIADDVADTGKTLELVQEFCKETVKESRTAVIYEKPQSVIKSDYVWKYTDKWINFPWSTLPPVKPTNK
- a CDS encoding MFS transporter, yielding MTDPSMRRKIIVASMVGTTIEFYDFYVYATAAVAVFPYLFFPDNDDPTVKLFASFATFGLAFLGRPLGSVIFGHFGDRIGRKATLVASLLTMGIATFIIGLLPTYETIGLFAPALLALMRFSQGLGLGGEWSGAALLATETASKDKRAWAAMWPQLGAPIGFLVANGSFLILATTLGYTIGDTSGAFMSWGWRIPFLFSSVMVIIGLWVRFSLEETPVFKKAVESGKRVDAPLAEVFKTSWVQIIQGTLVMVSCYTLFYLITTWILSYGIGKPEDSAGLGIPYEEFLVLQLISVLMFMGTIPFAALGADKRGRRKSLLTSSVAMLIFAALLPVLLNSESANKMTVLIFLIVGMGVMGCIFSPMSAVLPELFPTNVRYTGSGIAYNLASILGAAIAPFIATWLVTRFSVDMVGLYLAATTVISMIAIWVIPETKHKDMIET
- a CDS encoding NAD(P)/FAD-dependent oxidoreductase, whose amino-acid sequence is MPSETTNHNAPASHDSQHRVVIIGAGFGGIFAAKRLANENVDVTIIDRNNTHVFQPLLYQVATGILSPGEIASSIRQIFHADPNIHVARGEVQNVDTEVKTVTASQDGHELVFPYDSLIVAAGAGQSYFGNDEFAKYAPGMKSIDDALEIRSRIISAFERAEMTTDQRERDRLLTFAIVGAGPTGVELAGQVAEMANRTLTGEYSNFDPADARIILLDGAPQVLPPFGKRLGRKAANQLRRMGVEIILGSIVTAVNKRGLTYKNLESGEETTIEASCKIWSAGVAASPLGAIIAKQSGVEVDRAGRVPVNADLTVGNHRDVFVVGDMMSLNKLPGVAQVAIQGGKYAAEQIAQEARGRSYEERPDFEYFDKGSMATVSRFQAVVKLDKVEFAGFFGWVTWLLVHLAFIVGFRNRLVSMVSWGLNSISPKRWHLDTTQQQLYARNGLDKLAVESPKAAEARETRKLGTPNPAEKWKTAE
- a CDS encoding TrkH family potassium uptake protein, with the protein product MAKRGIGGRSLNPTQLVSIGFFGLIVIGALALMMPFSSVTHTVTDPLTAIFTSTSAVSLTGLTVVDTGGHWSTTGKIIIATLIQLSGLGIMSLTSLAGMILTGRFGLRLRMNAAAEGRTLSIGDVKSTLIATLGFTALVEGAVTLMLASRFANKYGMSVDRAMGEGLFHAISSFNNAGFGLRKDNLVPYAADAWILLPLAGSIIIGGLGFPVLRELVTRLRIRLSRGWNWSNRDKRLGHLSVTSRLTLIGTAALLLGGWLVIGVLEWNKAMSGMPIGEKILTAFFQSVTPRTAGFNSVDYGQFHPSTLFITDIFMFIGGGSAGTAGGIKISTLLVLVAAMIAEFRGETDTVIGHRKISYSVVRQAMTVFALGIMLVAVGVISLMLIENKFTGSQILFEVTSAFGTVGLTTGITPSLQGSSQIILCFIMYLGRIGPITLVTALAGQDKARRFSYPEERPFIG
- a CDS encoding PaaI family thioesterase; translated protein: MSFVEKFGISTQRQLTDDELAELNGGAVYGEETPETGSSPALPHGLDQTLGMTFTAVGPERVEGRIVIDQRHVQPWGVTNGGVYCAIGESIASIAGYIATGGQATVMGVNNNTDFFRPSRPGDILRAIARPVNLGRTFQVWEVLIANERTEKLVARTNLRTSVIPQSSTSQQG
- a CDS encoding DedA family protein; the encoded protein is MFDVNMLINTFGFIGVLVIIFMETGMLIGFIFPGDTLLFTAGILAAQPDPFAHVWQLMLTVPLSAIAGDQVGFLFGRKVGPRILESRAMTWMGPRALERTHHFFDRVGAPTVMLARFIGVVRTLTPVVAGVSGMKHRTFTLWSVIGSTIWGAGVIAIGYWLGGIPLIDKYVHWFIVLGLLSVIIPALFKVSQLLWRKHRSNRDQADQNAQGTQDTTKNSADGASQSPAQSSSRSSSTRSSSALEEQTERHPIHRA